A window from Culex pipiens pallens isolate TS chromosome 3, TS_CPP_V2, whole genome shotgun sequence encodes these proteins:
- the LOC120414448 gene encoding ubiquinone biosynthesis protein COQ4 homolog 2, mitochondrial, which translates to MFLRRVHPVRLGHAIQRSLTTTKSRNESTTTTVEAPQAVPSPPPDAFTEEFLRNQIKVTELQRVILGVGSSLAALVNPRRHDMIACLGETTGVPALDAIRRQMLASDEGRQILADRPRINTRTVDMAALKALPETSFGHQYVHFLEKHDITPDSRAEVRFMDDPELAYVMTRYREVHDLVHTVLGMPTNMLGEVAVKWVEALNTGLPMCYGGAVFGAFRLRPKQRQNYLRHYLPWALRMGRQVHPLMNVYWEKRWEQDMAELRQELNIEELVIN; encoded by the exons ATGTTTCTACGTCGAGTACATCCCGTCAGATTGGGCCACGCAATCCAGCGAAGTTTGACCACAACAAAATCACGGAATGAGTCAACGACCACCACCGTTGAAGCACCACAAGCGGTCCCTTCTCCACCTCCGGATGCTTTTACGGAGGAATTCCTGCGCAACCAAATCAAGGTCACCGAGCTCCAGCGGGTCATCCTCGGTGTGGGAAGTTCCCTGGCCGCCCTTGTGAATCCACGAAg ACACGACATGATCGCCTGCCTGGGCGAAACGACCGGCGTGCCGGCACTGGACGCCATTCGCCGCCAGATGCTGGCCTCGGACGAGGGCCGGCAGATTCTGGCGGACCGGCCACGCATCAACACGCGCACCGTCGACATGGCCGCGCTCAAGGCCCTGCCCGAGACCAGCTTTGGCCACCAGTACGTTCATTTTCTCGAGAAGCAC GATATAACGCCCGATTCCCGGGCCGAGGTCCGCTTCATGGACGATCCGGAGCTGGCGTACGTGATGACCCGGTACCGGGAGGTGCACGACCTGGTCCACACGGTGCTGGGCATGCCGACGAACATGCTCGGCGAGGTGGCCGTCAAGTGGGTCGAGGCGCTCAACACGGGGCTGCCCATGTGCTACGGCGGGGCCGTCTTCGGGGCGTTCCGGCTGCGACCAAA ACAACGCCAAAACTACCTACGCCACTACCTTCCCTGGGCCCTCCGAATGGGCCGGCAGGTGCACCCGCTGATGAACGTCTACTGGGAAAAGCGATGGGAGCAGGACATGGCCGAACTGCGACAGGAACTGAACATTGAGGAGCTCGTCATTAATTAA